The Brassica napus cultivar Da-Ae chromosome C7, Da-Ae, whole genome shotgun sequence genome has a segment encoding these proteins:
- the LOC106410974 gene encoding probable disease resistance protein At5g66900 → MNDVVSLGVGSVAGAVASELLKIVIEEAKMVVSFKSVYMELASTMEDVLPAIIEIEMLQGAGELKKLKDIIDEALLLVRKCSQVKRWNLPSKAKYTRKIEDINKKMLKFCQIQLQLIMLRNQRLIMHQSGIFSYMSMPVEGSTMMSDILPEDTREAIESHLKSINMKIDGLSVYPPVYRDLCSVPMLDKVLVGLDLPLLEIKTKLFKDDDPVVSLVVSAPPGCGKTTLVTQLCHDDEIKEKFEYIFFCVLSSAPTFRTIVQNLLQHNGYEAPTFENDSQAADGLRNLLEELQEEGPILLVLDDVCQGADSFLQKFQINILNFKILVTSRFEFPSFGPTCHMNPLGDEDAKSLLIEKASLRHLSFKNEDILQEILKRCYGFPFLIEEVGVRLVKEAVREGVLLRVESKSEEETTFNNSPHVSNVNTSF, encoded by the exons ATGAACGATGTGGttagtttgggggtaggttctGTTGCAGGAGCTGTGGCCTCCGAGCTCCTCAAAATCGTGATTGAAGAGGCTAAGATGGTGGTGTCGTTCAAATCTGTGTATATGGAGCTTGCATCCACGATGGAGGATGTGCTTCCAGCAATCATAGAGATCGAGATGTTGCAAGGTGCTGGAGAACTAAAGAAACTCAAGGATATAATCGATGAAGCTCTTCTACTGGTTCGGAAGTGTTCACAAGTTAAGCGGTGGAATCTACCCTCAAAAGCTAAATATACAAGAAAAATAGAGGATATCAACAAGAAGATGCTCAAGTTCTGTCAGATTCAACTTCAGCTTATTATGCTTCGGAACCAACGGCTGATTATGCATCAATCCGGAATCTTTTCTTACATGAGTATGCCTGTGGAGGGGTCTACCATGATGTCTGACATTCTGCCTGAGGATACGAGGGAAGCCATTGAGAGTCATCTCAAAAGCATCAATATGAAGATCGATGGTTTGAGTGTTTATCCGCCTGTTTATAGGGATCTTTGTTCGGTCCCCATGCTTGATAAGGTTCTCGTTGGTTTGGATTTGCCATTGTTGGAGATAAAGACGAAGCTCTTTAAGGATGATGATCCAGTGGTTAGTCTTGTGGTCTCTGCTCCTCCCGGGTGCGGGAAAACCACATTGGTCACTCAGCTTTGTCATGATGACGAGATCAAAG AAAAGTTCGAGTATATCTTCTTTTGTGTCCTGTCAAGTGCTCCTACCTTCAGGACCATAGTACAGAATTTACTCCAGCACAACGGTTATGAAGCACCTACATTTGAGAACGATTCTCAAGCAGCTGATGGCTTAAGAAATCTGCTTGAGGAACTTCAAGAAGAGGGTCCTATATTGTTGGTGCTGGATGATGTATGCCAAGGAGCAGACTCTTTTCTTCAGAAATTTCAGATTAACATACTAAATTTCAAGATTCTGGTGACTTCTCGGTTTGAGTTTCCGAGTTTTGGTCCCACTTGTCATATGAACCCTTTGGGAGATGAAGATGCTAAGTCCCTTCTCATTGAGAAGGCATCACTTCGCCACTTATCATTTAAGAATGAAGATATTTTACAggaa ATTTTGAAACGTTGCTATGGATTTCCATTCTTAATTGAAGAAGTTGGCGTTCGACTTGTAAAAGAAGCTGTAAGAGAGGGAGTACTACTCCGAGTGGAGAGCAAGTCTGAAGAGGAAACAACTTTTAACAATTCTCCACATGTAAGCAACGTCAACACAAGCTTCTGA